A single region of the Fusobacterium sp. FSA-380-WT-3A genome encodes:
- the dnaJ gene encoding molecular chaperone DnaJ — protein sequence MAKKDYYDLLGVEKTASEAEIKKAYRKLAMKYHPDRFSNATETEKKEAEEKFKELNEAYQVLSDTDKRSKYDRFGHAAFENGAGGGYGGFEGFSGSGFEDIFSSFFGGSGFGGGSQRRGPEPGEDLRVDVTITLEEVAKGGEKEIKYTRRGKCSACNGTGAEPGSKMKTCDKCGGKGRIEKIQRTLLGSFKSVEECDKCRGKGQIPETKCKKCGGTGLERETIKKTIKIPVGIHDGQRLRIQGMGDASSEGGENGDLYIFFHVKEHDFFVRDEENIICEVPITYAKAALGGEVEIPTLNGKKSIKIPAGTQNGKLFKLRGEGINNPRSYVGDQIVKIVIEVPTNLNDTQIELLKKFDESLKEKNYKMNKSFIERFKDLFK from the coding sequence ATGGCAAAAAAAGATTATTATGATCTTTTAGGCGTAGAAAAAACTGCTTCTGAAGCTGAGATTAAAAAAGCTTATAGAAAATTAGCAATGAAATATCATCCTGATAGATTTAGTAATGCAACTGAAACAGAAAAAAAAGAAGCTGAAGAAAAATTCAAAGAACTTAATGAAGCTTATCAAGTTTTATCAGATACAGATAAAAGGTCTAAGTATGATAGATTTGGACATGCAGCTTTTGAAAATGGAGCTGGTGGAGGTTATGGAGGATTTGAAGGATTCTCTGGTAGTGGATTTGAAGATATTTTTTCATCTTTCTTTGGAGGAAGTGGATTTGGTGGAGGTTCTCAAAGAAGAGGACCAGAACCAGGTGAAGATTTAAGAGTAGATGTAACTATCACTTTAGAAGAAGTAGCCAAAGGTGGAGAAAAAGAAATAAAATATACAAGAAGAGGAAAATGCTCTGCTTGTAATGGAACAGGTGCTGAACCTGGAAGTAAAATGAAAACTTGTGATAAATGTGGTGGAAAAGGTAGAATTGAAAAAATTCAAAGAACATTATTAGGAAGTTTTAAAAGTGTTGAGGAATGTGATAAGTGTAGAGGTAAAGGACAAATTCCAGAAACAAAATGTAAAAAATGTGGTGGTACAGGATTAGAAAGAGAAACTATTAAGAAAACTATAAAAATTCCTGTAGGAATACATGATGGGCAAAGATTAAGAATACAAGGAATGGGAGATGCAAGTTCTGAAGGTGGAGAAAATGGAGATTTATATATTTTCTTCCATGTTAAAGAACATGATTTCTTTGTAAGAGATGAAGAAAACATTATATGTGAAGTTCCAATAACTTATGCTAAGGCAGCTTTAGGTGGAGAAGTAGAAATTCCTACATTAAATGGAAAAAAATCTATAAAAATCCCTGCTGGAACTCAAAATGGAAAATTATTTAAGTTAAGAGGAGAAGGAATAAATAATCCTAGGTCATATGTTGGAGACCAAATTGTAAAAATTGTAATTGAAGTTCCAACAAACTTAAATGATACTCAAATAGAGCTTCTTAAAAAGTTTGATGAAAGTCTAAAAGAAAAAAATTATAAAATGAATAAAAGTTTTATAGAAAGATTTAAGGATTTATTTAAATAA
- the rnr gene encoding ribonuclease R — protein MDIKKDLEILKKHLTENKKSIGIDEIYKLLSWSSKMKKRNKEILDSWIELGELVKNNKGKYNIPENIGMVCGEFSVIRNKFAFVDTEKEGIFIPKSGFNGALNGDIVLVKITKDSVRTEKKEGEVYKIIKRTNDTVIGILQKQKGFGFVTPTHSFGKDIYIPKRFLGMARDGELVVVKIDFFGDRERKPEGKIIEALGNPLDSKVMMEALLKRENLKEDFPEEVMREARAVPQEIHKDEIATRKDLRNLSIITIDGADAKDLDDAVYVEKKENGNYRLIVSIADVSYYVKEGSAMDKEALRRGNSVYLVDRVLPMLPRELSNGICSLNPNEDKLTFTCELEIDSLGKVKDVQTYKSVIRTAYRMTYTDVNKILENDEELCKKYASIKDMLFMMLELSKIIRNIKYNRGSIDFDLPEIKVILKDNLTVDHLEKRDRGEAEKIIEDFMIEANEAVAEKLFWLEVPSIYRTHEKPDGERIHGLNDVLGKFGYKVMFGSEGVHPKKFQSIIEDSQAKGISMIVHKMILMALKQARYTPENIGHFGLASSYYTHFTSPIRRYADLMIHRILGETLFGYPKKKYLEKLEKNLPTICTAISKTERDAMKVEDESKKIKIVEYMLDKIGDVFKGTIIGISNRKVFIETEELVECMWDVTNSPHYYEFDEKNYVMVDTDTGNKYNLGDKLEVIIVRVDMGELEIEVAPYNEENFSVKRK, from the coding sequence ATGGATATAAAAAAAGATTTAGAAATACTAAAAAAACATTTGACTGAAAATAAAAAATCCATAGGAATAGATGAAATATATAAACTTTTATCTTGGTCCTCAAAAATGAAAAAAAGAAATAAAGAGATATTAGACTCTTGGATAGAGTTAGGAGAGCTTGTAAAAAATAATAAAGGAAAATATAATATTCCTGAAAATATAGGAATGGTTTGTGGAGAATTTAGTGTTATAAGAAATAAATTTGCCTTTGTTGATACTGAAAAAGAGGGGATTTTCATACCAAAATCTGGATTTAATGGAGCATTAAATGGAGATATAGTTTTGGTAAAAATTACCAAAGATAGTGTTAGAACTGAGAAAAAAGAGGGGGAAGTTTATAAAATTATAAAAAGAACTAATGACACAGTTATTGGAATTTTACAAAAACAAAAAGGTTTTGGTTTTGTAACTCCTACTCACTCTTTTGGTAAAGATATATATATTCCTAAAAGATTTTTAGGTATGGCTAGAGATGGAGAGTTAGTTGTTGTTAAGATAGATTTCTTTGGAGATAGAGAAAGAAAGCCAGAGGGAAAAATAATAGAAGCTTTAGGAAATCCTTTAGATAGTAAAGTTATGATGGAAGCTTTACTAAAAAGAGAAAATTTGAAAGAAGATTTTCCAGAAGAAGTTATGAGAGAGGCTAGAGCTGTTCCTCAAGAGATACACAAAGATGAAATAGCTACAAGAAAAGATTTAAGAAATTTATCAATAATCACTATAGATGGTGCTGATGCTAAAGATTTAGATGATGCTGTATATGTAGAGAAAAAAGAAAATGGAAATTATAGATTAATTGTTAGTATAGCTGATGTAAGTTATTATGTAAAAGAAGGTTCAGCTATGGATAAAGAAGCTTTGAGAAGAGGGAACTCAGTTTATTTAGTAGATAGAGTTTTACCAATGCTTCCTCGTGAACTTTCAAATGGAATTTGTTCATTAAATCCTAATGAAGATAAACTAACTTTTACTTGTGAACTTGAAATTGATTCTTTAGGAAAAGTAAAAGATGTTCAAACTTATAAATCAGTTATTAGAACAGCTTATCGTATGACTTATACAGATGTAAATAAAATTTTAGAAAATGATGAGGAACTTTGTAAAAAATATGCCTCTATAAAAGATATGTTGTTTATGATGTTAGAACTTTCTAAAATTATAAGAAATATAAAATATAATAGAGGAAGTATAGATTTTGATTTACCAGAAATAAAAGTAATATTAAAAGATAATTTAACAGTTGACCATTTAGAAAAAAGAGATAGAGGGGAAGCTGAAAAAATTATAGAAGATTTTATGATAGAAGCAAATGAAGCTGTTGCGGAAAAATTATTTTGGTTAGAAGTACCAAGTATTTATAGAACCCATGAGAAACCAGATGGAGAAAGAATACATGGGTTAAATGATGTTTTAGGAAAATTTGGTTATAAAGTTATGTTTGGGTCTGAGGGAGTACATCCTAAGAAGTTTCAATCTATAATTGAAGATTCTCAAGCTAAAGGAATAAGTATGATAGTTCATAAAATGATATTGATGGCTTTAAAACAAGCTAGATATACACCAGAAAATATTGGACACTTTGGATTAGCTTCAAGTTATTATACACATTTTACATCACCTATTAGAAGATATGCAGATTTAATGATTCACAGAATTTTGGGAGAAACTTTATTTGGATATCCTAAGAAAAAATATCTTGAAAAATTAGAAAAAAATCTTCCAACTATTTGTACAGCTATTTCTAAAACAGAAAGAGATGCGATGAAAGTAGAAGATGAAAGTAAAAAAATAAAAATAGTAGAATACATGCTTGATAAAATAGGTGATGTATTTAAGGGAACTATTATAGGAATAAGTAATAGAAAAGTATTTATAGAAACAGAGGAATTAGTAGAATGTATGTGGGATGTTACAAATTCTCCTCATTATTATGAATTTGATGAAAAAAATTATGTTATGGTAGATACAGATACAGGAAATAAATATAATTTAGGAGATAAATTAGAAGTTATAATTGTAAGAGTTGATATGGGAGAATTGGAGATAGAAGTAGCTCCATATAATGAAGAAAATTTTTCTGTAAAAAGAAAATAA
- a CDS encoding N-acetylmuramoyl-L-alanine amidase — protein sequence MIKKVFLMFLILFSVCFSSTVKNVRFNTYPPQVVFDLDETTPVYHSEYDDYNRLLFLEIGNEVPIYNKGVRNNLSKYLESISDYRYVNSHGFFLKLKKNVFHRVTLRKNPNRVVVDLSNSAQNKQYTVVIDPGHGGKDSGALGYKNIKEKDIVLSIGKYLRDELKRDFNVVMTRDSDEFISLRNRSNVANGIGADLFISIHANSSKDTSANGIEIFYFSKKSTPYAASIARYENSFGEKYGENTSSIVQIAGEIAYNKNQEKTIPFADRLNTGLAKKMGMRDRKTHGANFAVLRGINCPGVLIEVGFIKGSKDHKIITSKSQQKIMAKKIAEHVRDYFY from the coding sequence ATGATAAAAAAAGTATTTTTAATGTTTTTGATTTTATTTTCAGTTTGTTTTTCTTCAACTGTAAAAAATGTAAGATTTAATACTTATCCTCCACAAGTTGTTTTTGATTTAGATGAAACAACCCCTGTTTATCATAGTGAATATGATGATTATAATAGACTTCTTTTTTTAGAAATAGGAAATGAAGTACCTATTTATAATAAAGGAGTAAGAAATAATCTTTCAAAATATTTAGAAAGTATATCAGATTATAGATATGTGAATTCTCATGGCTTTTTCTTAAAATTAAAAAAGAATGTTTTTCATAGAGTAACTTTAAGAAAAAATCCAAATCGTGTAGTGGTAGATTTATCTAATAGTGCTCAAAATAAACAATATACTGTAGTAATTGACCCTGGTCATGGAGGAAAAGATTCTGGAGCTCTTGGATATAAAAATATTAAAGAAAAAGATATTGTTTTGAGTATTGGAAAATATTTAAGAGATGAATTAAAAAGAGATTTTAATGTGGTTATGACTAGAGATAGTGATGAATTTATATCTTTAAGAAATAGAAGTAATGTAGCTAATGGAATAGGGGCTGATTTGTTTATAAGTATTCATGCTAACTCTTCAAAAGATACAAGTGCTAATGGAATAGAAATATTTTATTTTTCTAAAAAGTCTACTCCTTATGCTGCAAGTATAGCTAGATATGAAAATAGTTTTGGTGAAAAATATGGTGAAAATACAAGTTCTATAGTACAAATTGCTGGAGAAATAGCCTATAATAAGAATCAAGAAAAAACAATTCCTTTTGCTGACAGATTAAATACAGGTTTAGCTAAAAAGATGGGAATGAGAGATAGAAAAACTCATGGAGCGAACTTTGCTGTTTTAAGAGGTATTAATTGTCCAGGTGTTTTAATAGAGGTTGGATTTATAAAAGGGTCTAAAGACCATAAAATTATAACTTCTAAAAGTCAACAAAAAATTATGGCTAAAAAAATAGCTGAACATGTTAGAGATTATTTTTATTAG
- a CDS encoding GerMN domain-containing protein, whose protein sequence is MIKFVKNDKETEEKEVNLRIFSGQDENIKLYDEVMDNKKAEESKKENLKYKFEKKEKQEKNNKKEVVKEYVELVLGNIKKFFSKEKNGTIKIVGILWGITLLSGYLYFNSLNEGLPKTVFERKDITKVVEKQKLYVFYPDNGQLVSEEIETVKPIMENDIIKETLYKNIEKLKNLKLIPNINEKTEVFYYRVDSTLYLDLPEKIFSNVKNPKEELLLIYSFVNTLTNLDSVEEVKILINGIDVDKVKYSNLKGKFKYRKDI, encoded by the coding sequence ATGATAAAATTTGTAAAAAATGATAAAGAAACCGAAGAAAAAGAAGTAAATTTAAGAATTTTTTCAGGACAAGATGAAAATATAAAATTATATGATGAAGTGATGGATAATAAAAAAGCAGAAGAAAGCAAAAAAGAAAATTTAAAATATAAATTTGAAAAAAAAGAGAAACAAGAGAAAAATAATAAAAAAGAAGTAGTAAAAGAATATGTAGAATTAGTTTTAGGAAATATAAAAAAATTCTTTTCTAAAGAAAAAAATGGGACTATAAAAATAGTTGGAATTTTGTGGGGAATTACTCTTTTATCAGGATATTTATATTTTAATTCATTAAATGAGGGGCTTCCTAAGACTGTTTTTGAAAGAAAAGATATTACGAAGGTGGTTGAGAAACAAAAATTATATGTTTTTTATCCTGACAATGGACAGTTAGTAAGTGAAGAGATAGAAACTGTTAAGCCTATAATGGAAAATGATATTATAAAGGAAACTTTATATAAAAATATAGAAAAATTAAAAAACTTAAAATTAATTCCTAATATAAATGAAAAAACAGAAGTTTTTTATTATAGAGTAGATAGTACACTTTATTTGGATTTACCTGAAAAAATATTTTCAAATGTAAAAAATCCAAAGGAAGAACTTTTATTGATTTATTCTTTTGTTAATACTCTAACTAATTTAGATTCTGTTGAAGAAGTAAAAATTTTAATTAATGGAATAGATGTTGATAAAGTGAAATATTCTAATCTGAAAGGAAAATTCAAATATAGAAAAGATATATAA
- the yajC gene encoding preprotein translocase subunit YajC, producing MNAIFAKYGTLIMIALWIVIIYVFMVLPNKKKQKKQQQMLDGLKAGDTIVTVGGIKGVISSVEEAFVVVRIDKGVHMTIRKSAVAGILE from the coding sequence ATGAACGCAATATTTGCTAAATATGGTACATTAATAATGATTGCTTTATGGATAGTTATTATTTATGTATTTATGGTTTTACCAAATAAGAAAAAACAAAAGAAACAACAACAAATGTTAGATGGTTTAAAAGCTGGTGATACTATAGTTACTGTAGGTGGAATAAAAGGTGTAATATCTAGTGTAGAAGAAGCTTTTGTCGTAGTAAGAATAGATAAAGGTGTTCATATGACTATTAGAAAATCAGCTGTTGCTGGAATTTTAGAGTAA
- the grpE gene encoding nucleotide exchange factor GrpE, with protein MSEELKKDSIHELEKETNETCQCQCGEENCQCSEEKTEETKEELNEIEAIQEEIGKLKAEVEDWKQSYLRKQADFQNFTKRKEREMDELRKFASEKIITKLLDGIDNLTRAEETSRQTNDFEGLVKGVELTLNQFKEVLKSEGLETIETEGKEFNPEEHMAVMVEASEDFQDNFIIAEFQKGYKLKGKVIRPSMVKVCKK; from the coding sequence ATGTCAGAAGAATTAAAAAAAGATTCTATCCATGAATTAGAAAAAGAAACAAATGAAACTTGCCAATGTCAATGTGGTGAAGAAAATTGTCAATGTTCAGAAGAAAAAACTGAAGAAACAAAAGAAGAATTAAATGAAATAGAAGCTATTCAAGAAGAAATTGGAAAATTAAAAGCAGAAGTAGAGGATTGGAAACAATCTTATTTAAGAAAACAAGCTGATTTTCAAAACTTTACCAAAAGAAAAGAAAGAGAGATGGATGAGCTTAGAAAATTTGCTTCTGAAAAAATAATAACAAAATTATTAGATGGAATAGATAATCTAACTAGAGCAGAAGAAACTTCAAGACAAACAAATGATTTTGAAGGATTAGTTAAAGGTGTTGAATTAACACTAAATCAATTTAAAGAAGTTTTAAAATCTGAAGGATTAGAAACAATAGAAACAGAAGGAAAAGAATTTAATCCAGAGGAACACATGGCTGTAATGGTAGAAGCAAGTGAAGATTTTCAAGATAATTTTATTATAGCTGAATTCCAAAAAGGATATAAGTTAAAAGGAAAAGTTATAAGACCATCAATGGTTAAAGTATGTAAAAAATAA
- the dnaK gene encoding molecular chaperone DnaK: MSKVIGIDLGTTNSCVAIMEGGSANIITNAEGARTTPSVVNIKDNGEIVVGEIAKRQAITNPNSTISSIKTHMGSDYKVTVNGKEYTPQEISAMTLRKLKKDAEAYLGEEIKEAVITVPAYFTDAQRQATKDAGAIAGLEVKRIINEPTAAALAYGLDKKKEEKVLVFDLGGGTFDVSILEISDGVIEVLSTAGNNHLGGDDFDERIIKWLAEEFKKEQGIDLLNDKMAYQRLKDAAEKAKKELSSMMEAQISLPFITMDQTGPKHLEMKLTRAKFDALTKDLVEATQGPTRTALSDAGLSPAEIDEVLLVGGSTRMIAVQEWVEAYFGKKPNKGINPDEVVAAGAAIQGGVLMGDVKDVLLLDVTPLSLGIETLGGVCTRIIEKNTTIPVKKSQVFSTAVDNQPAVTINVLQGERAKAADNHKLGEFNLEGIPAAPRGIPQIEVTFDIDANGIVHVSAKDLGTGKENTITISGSNNLSNDDIERMKKEAEANEAEDKKFRELIETRNKADMLIASTENTLKEHSSKVSEAEKKAIEEALEELKKVKDSEDKKVIEDAMEKLSKAAQKLAEEIYREAQQAQQANAGQQQGGNNKKADDVEDAEIVD, from the coding sequence ATGTCTAAAGTAATTGGTATTGACTTAGGAACAACAAACTCATGTGTAGCAATAATGGAAGGTGGTTCAGCAAATATAATTACAAACGCTGAAGGAGCTAGAACAACACCATCAGTTGTAAATATTAAAGATAACGGAGAAATAGTAGTAGGAGAAATAGCAAAAAGACAAGCTATAACAAATCCAAATTCTACAATTTCATCTATTAAAACTCATATGGGTTCTGATTATAAAGTAACAGTTAACGGAAAAGAATATACACCACAAGAAATTTCAGCTATGACTTTAAGAAAATTAAAAAAAGATGCTGAAGCTTATTTAGGAGAAGAAATTAAAGAAGCTGTAATTACAGTTCCAGCTTACTTTACAGATGCCCAAAGACAAGCTACAAAAGATGCTGGTGCAATAGCTGGATTAGAAGTAAAAAGAATAATTAACGAACCTACAGCAGCAGCTTTAGCTTATGGACTTGACAAGAAAAAAGAAGAAAAAGTTCTAGTATTTGACTTAGGAGGAGGAACTTTTGACGTATCTATTCTTGAAATTTCTGATGGAGTTATAGAAGTATTATCAACAGCAGGAAATAATCATTTAGGAGGAGATGATTTTGACGAAAGAATCATTAAATGGTTAGCTGAAGAATTTAAAAAAGAACAAGGAATTGATTTATTAAATGATAAAATGGCATATCAAAGATTAAAAGATGCTGCTGAAAAAGCTAAAAAAGAATTATCATCTATGATGGAAGCTCAAATCTCTTTACCATTTATCACTATGGACCAAACAGGACCAAAACACTTAGAAATGAAATTAACAAGAGCTAAATTTGATGCTTTAACAAAAGATTTAGTAGAAGCAACTCAAGGACCTACAAGAACAGCTTTATCAGATGCAGGATTATCTCCAGCTGAAATAGATGAAGTATTATTAGTTGGTGGTTCTACAAGAATGATAGCTGTACAAGAATGGGTAGAAGCATACTTTGGTAAAAAACCTAATAAAGGAATAAACCCTGATGAAGTTGTTGCAGCAGGAGCAGCTATTCAAGGTGGAGTTTTAATGGGAGACGTTAAAGATGTATTATTACTTGATGTAACTCCATTATCATTAGGAATTGAAACTTTAGGAGGAGTTTGTACAAGAATTATAGAGAAAAATACAACTATTCCTGTTAAAAAATCTCAAGTATTCTCTACAGCAGTAGATAATCAACCAGCAGTTACAATTAATGTATTACAAGGAGAAAGAGCAAAAGCTGCTGATAACCATAAATTAGGAGAATTTAATTTAGAAGGAATTCCAGCAGCACCAAGAGGAATACCACAAATTGAAGTTACATTTGATATAGATGCTAACGGAATTGTACATGTATCTGCTAAAGATTTAGGAACAGGGAAAGAAAATACAATAACAATTTCTGGTTCAAATAACTTATCAAATGATGATATTGAAAGAATGAAAAAAGAAGCTGAGGCTAATGAAGCTGAAGATAAAAAATTCAGAGAATTAATAGAAACAAGAAATAAAGCTGATATGTTAATTGCTTCTACTGAAAATACATTAAAAGAACACTCATCAAAAGTAAGTGAAGCTGAGAAAAAAGCTATAGAAGAAGCTTTAGAAGAACTTAAAAAAGTAAAAGATTCTGAAGATAAAAAAGTAATAGAAGATGCTATGGAAAAATTATCAAAAGCGGCTCAAAAATTAGCTGAAGAAATTTATAGAGAAGCTCAACAAGCACAACAAGCTAATGCTGGACAACAACAAGGTGGAAACAATAAAAAAGCAGATGATGTAGAGGATGCTGAAATAGTTGACTAA
- the smpB gene encoding SsrA-binding protein SmpB: MILANNKKAYFDYFVEDKIEAGIELVGSEVKSAKAGKVSIKESFVRIINGEVFIMGMSIVPWEYGSVYNPEEKRVRKLLLHKKEIKKLHEKVSQKGYTIVPLNVHLSKGYVKVDIALARGKKTYDKRESIAKKDQKRDIDRAMKERY; this comes from the coding sequence ATGATACTTGCAAATAATAAAAAAGCCTATTTTGATTATTTTGTAGAAGATAAAATAGAGGCTGGTATTGAATTAGTAGGTAGTGAGGTAAAATCAGCTAAGGCTGGAAAAGTTAGTATAAAAGAATCTTTTGTAAGAATTATTAATGGAGAAGTTTTTATAATGGGAATGTCTATTGTTCCTTGGGAATATGGAAGTGTATATAATCCTGAAGAAAAAAGAGTAAGAAAATTACTTCTTCATAAAAAAGAGATAAAAAAATTACATGAAAAAGTAAGTCAAAAAGGTTATACTATTGTTCCATTGAATGTACATCTTTCAAAAGGATATGTAAAAGTAGATATTGCTCTTGCTAGAGGAAAGAAAACTTACGATAAAAGAGAAAGTATAGCTAAAAAAGACCAAAAAAGAGATATTGATAGAGCAATGAAAGAAAGATATTAA
- a CDS encoding aldose 1-epimerase family protein, which translates to MDYIIENSNLKVVINSKGAELTSLFNKKNNFEYIWQKDTKFWAKSSPILFPFVGTIKNEKYSYDGKEYQIKTRHGFARDNEFIVNKQGENFIEFLFSSNEETKKIYPFDFNLYLKYSICENELVFEYKVENLTNGDMYFSLGAHPAFNLFEKNNNFVEFEKDEIGASKIIENGFLGEKTQELFKGKIFKFDEKTFEKDAVILEKTNSKKIFLKSLNSDKKLEFDYEGFKYIAFWNVPGSGFICFEPWDGITDYVNSNGKLEDKIGIEKLEKEQVYQRKIKIKVI; encoded by the coding sequence ATGGATTATATAATAGAAAATTCCAATCTAAAGGTTGTTATTAATAGTAAAGGTGCTGAACTTACAAGTCTTTTTAACAAAAAAAATAATTTTGAATATATTTGGCAAAAAGATACAAAATTTTGGGCAAAATCATCACCAATATTATTTCCTTTTGTAGGAACAATAAAAAATGAAAAATATTCATATGATGGTAAAGAATATCAAATAAAAACAAGACATGGTTTTGCTAGAGATAATGAATTTATAGTTAATAAACAAGGAGAAAATTTTATAGAATTTTTATTTTCGTCAAATGAAGAAACAAAAAAAATATATCCTTTTGATTTTAACTTATATCTTAAATATTCTATTTGTGAAAATGAATTGGTGTTTGAATATAAGGTAGAAAATTTAACAAATGGGGATATGTATTTCTCTTTAGGAGCACATCCTGCTTTTAATTTATTTGAAAAAAATAATAATTTTGTAGAATTTGAAAAAGATGAAATAGGAGCATCAAAAATAATAGAAAATGGTTTTTTAGGAGAAAAGACTCAAGAATTATTTAAAGGAAAAATCTTTAAATTTGATGAAAAAACTTTTGAAAAAGATGCTGTTATTTTAGAAAAAACAAATTCAAAAAAAATATTTTTAAAATCTTTAAATAGTGATAAGAAATTAGAATTTGATTATGAAGGTTTTAAATATATTGCCTTTTGGAATGTACCAGGTTCTGGATTTATTTGCTTTGAACCTTGGGATGGAATAACTGATTATGTAAATTCTAATGGGAAATTAGAAGATAAAATTGGAATAGAAAAATTAGAAAAAGAACAAGTATATCAAAGAAAAATAAAAATAAAAGTTATTTAA
- the yqeK gene encoding bis(5'-nucleosyl)-tetraphosphatase (symmetrical) YqeK — translation MDIDNLREMVKEKLPPKRYEHTLGVEKICVELAKKYGCDEKKTRIAAILHDYLKKENIETLKEICKDMKEIKGYENLNEIFHGLAASVVVKKEFGIEDEDILNSIKYHTIGRKNMSLLEKIIYIGDAIEYGRDYPNVDEIRKETFRNLNDGIIMEISRKLEYLKGKGGVIHKNTIETLEDLISKK, via the coding sequence ATGGATATAGATAATCTAAGAGAAATGGTAAAAGAAAAATTACCACCTAAAAGATATGAACATACACTAGGTGTTGAAAAAATATGTGTAGAACTTGCTAAAAAATATGGATGTGATGAGAAAAAAACTAGAATAGCTGCTATTTTACATGATTATTTAAAAAAAGAAAATATAGAAACTTTAAAAGAAATTTGTAAAGATATGAAAGAAATTAAAGGATATGAAAATTTAAATGAGATTTTTCATGGATTAGCAGCTTCTGTTGTTGTAAAAAAAGAGTTTGGAATAGAAGATGAAGATATTTTAAATAGTATAAAATATCATACTATTGGAAGAAAGAATATGTCACTACTTGAAAAAATTATTTATATTGGAGATGCCATAGAATATGGAAGAGATTATCCAAATGTAGATGAGATTAGAAAAGAGACTTTTAGAAATTTAAATGATGGTATTATTATGGAAATTTCAAGAAAATTAGAATATTTAAAAGGAAAAGGTGGAGTTATTCATAAAAATACTATAGAAACATTAGAAGATTTGATTTCTAAAAAATGA